The following are from one region of the Streptomyces decoyicus genome:
- a CDS encoding IS982 family transposase translates to MTTNLDALLAALYVFIDDHVAPRRRIGRPPKLTDAELLCLAVAQVLLGFPSARHWIRFAHARLGHLFRYLPQQSAYNKRLNAAGPLISDVIEALARQVPTWTDDLRLIDSTPLPCAASRETVKRSELAGHAGYGYCRSHSRFFWGFRLYLLTTAEGMPVSWCLANPKLGEREVMTALLARDHRLVRSGQVILADKGFAGREFEAFLTERLGVHLVRPDRKGEPVRHGRLARVRQWIEAVFDTLKGQLSLEHHGGRTLPGVFARTGQRLLALAAGVWHNWTTGAKIKRSLIAFDH, encoded by the coding sequence GTGACGACAAACCTGGACGCCCTTCTGGCGGCACTGTACGTGTTCATCGACGACCATGTGGCGCCACGTCGCCGGATCGGGCGACCCCCGAAACTGACAGACGCCGAACTGCTGTGCCTCGCGGTCGCCCAGGTCCTGCTGGGCTTTCCCTCGGCCCGGCACTGGATCCGCTTCGCCCACGCCCGGCTGGGGCACCTCTTTCGCTACCTGCCTCAGCAGTCCGCCTACAACAAGCGGCTCAACGCCGCCGGACCGCTGATCAGCGACGTGATCGAGGCCCTGGCCCGGCAGGTCCCGACCTGGACCGACGACCTGCGGCTGATCGACTCCACACCGCTGCCCTGCGCGGCCTCCCGCGAGACCGTCAAACGCTCCGAACTGGCCGGGCACGCCGGCTACGGCTACTGCCGCAGCCACTCCCGCTTCTTCTGGGGATTCCGGCTCTACCTGCTGACCACCGCCGAAGGCATGCCGGTGTCGTGGTGCCTGGCGAACCCCAAGCTCGGCGAACGGGAGGTGATGACCGCACTGCTGGCACGCGACCACCGCCTTGTCCGCTCCGGTCAGGTGATCCTCGCGGACAAGGGCTTCGCCGGGCGGGAGTTCGAGGCGTTCCTGACCGAGCGACTGGGCGTCCATCTGGTGCGGCCGGACCGGAAGGGCGAGCCCGTCCGGCACGGCCGTCTCGCCCGTGTCCGTCAGTGGATCGAGGCCGTGTTCGACACGCTCAAAGGCCAGCTCAGCCTGGAACATCACGGCGGCAGAACCCTGCCCGGAGTGTTCGCCCGCACCGGCCAACGACTCCTCGCCCTCGCAGCAGGTGTCTGGCACAACTGGACCACCGGCGCCAAGATCAAACGATCCCTGATCGCCTTCGACCACTGA
- a CDS encoding class I SAM-dependent methyltransferase: MTRSFEELVAEADAVSVEGWDFSWLEGRATEERPSWGYQRAMSERLARASAALDIQTGGGEVLAGAAKLPSVMVATESWAPNVAKATALLHPLGAVVVADADEPPLPFGDAAFDLVTSRHPVTVWWEEIARVLRPGGTYFSQQVGPASVFELVEYFLGPQPEHVRRSRHPEDALRAAEAAGLEVVELRAESLRTEFFDIGAVIYFLRKVVWMVPGFTVEQYRDRLRELDELIRREGAFVAHTTRFLIEARRG; this comes from the coding sequence GTGACGCGATCATTTGAGGAACTGGTGGCCGAGGCCGATGCCGTATCGGTCGAGGGGTGGGACTTCTCGTGGCTGGAAGGACGAGCCACGGAGGAGCGGCCCTCGTGGGGCTATCAACGGGCGATGAGTGAGCGGTTGGCGCGGGCGTCGGCCGCGTTGGACATCCAGACGGGCGGTGGCGAGGTGCTCGCCGGGGCGGCGAAGCTGCCGTCGGTGATGGTGGCGACGGAGTCCTGGGCGCCGAATGTCGCCAAGGCCACCGCGCTGTTGCATCCGCTCGGTGCGGTCGTGGTGGCCGACGCGGATGAGCCGCCGCTGCCGTTCGGGGATGCGGCGTTCGACCTGGTCACGAGCCGTCATCCGGTGACCGTGTGGTGGGAGGAGATCGCCCGCGTGCTGCGGCCCGGGGGCACGTACTTCTCTCAGCAGGTCGGACCGGCCAGCGTGTTCGAGCTGGTGGAGTACTTTCTGGGGCCGCAGCCCGAGCACGTACGGCGGTCCCGGCACCCCGAGGATGCGCTCCGGGCGGCGGAGGCGGCAGGTCTTGAGGTGGTCGAGCTGCGTGCGGAGTCGCTGCGGACCGAGTTCTTCGACATCGGGGCGGTCATCTACTTCCTGCGGAAGGTGGTGTGGATGGTCCCCGGGTTCACGGTGGAGCAATATCGGGATCGCCTGCGGGAGTTGGATGAGTTGATCCGTAGGGAGGGCGCGTTCGTCGCGCACACGACCCGCTTCCTGATCGAGGCGCGTCGGGGCTGA
- a CDS encoding GNAT family N-acetyltransferase, with protein MVTVGARRVGAAGAARRGVVLIRRAEGRDAGRLTRLVRSSRAYEGRYASMVEGYRVGPDYIEAHRVFVAVEEIPGDEGPGERVLGFYSLMVEPAELDLMFVSDQAQGYGIGRRLVEHMRGEARRAGIDRVRVVSHPPAEGFYRSVGARPVGTVPANPPAVMWDRPELEFPVAPVAPVAPVAPEVPVAPVVPVADSGAGK; from the coding sequence GTGGTCACCGTGGGTGCGCGGAGGGTGGGGGCAGCGGGTGCGGCCCGGCGGGGAGTCGTGCTGATCCGGCGGGCCGAAGGGCGGGATGCCGGGCGGCTCACGCGGCTGGTGCGGAGTTCTCGGGCCTATGAGGGGCGGTATGCCTCGATGGTCGAGGGGTATCGGGTGGGGCCGGATTACATCGAGGCGCATCGGGTCTTTGTCGCTGTGGAGGAGATTCCTGGTGATGAGGGTCCCGGAGAGCGGGTGTTGGGCTTCTACTCGCTCATGGTGGAGCCGGCCGAGCTGGACCTGATGTTCGTGTCGGACCAGGCGCAGGGGTACGGCATCGGGCGCCGGCTGGTCGAGCACATGCGGGGCGAGGCGCGGCGCGCCGGGATCGACAGGGTGCGGGTGGTGTCGCATCCGCCCGCCGAGGGCTTCTACCGCAGCGTGGGCGCCCGGCCCGTCGGAACGGTGCCGGCGAATCCGCCGGCGGTGATGTGGGACCGCCCGGAGCTCGAATTCCCGGTAGCTCCGGTAGCTCCGGTAGCTCCGGTTGCTCCGGAGGTTCCGGTTGCTCCGGTGGTTCCGGTGGCCGACAGCGGGGCCGGCAAGTAA